From a region of the uncultured Desulfovibrio sp. genome:
- a CDS encoding GAK system CofD-like protein, which translates to MSESASLFCFPPLGPRLVFFTGGTALRDLSRELIHYTHNSVHLVTPFDSGGSSAALRRSFAMPAVGDIRNRLLALADSAVVPASVMEFCASRLPEQSAECNDPHELRQQLRAMGSGEHPAWAAMPPLFADALRLHLNFFLQRMPEDFDPFRACLGNLILAGGYLHHKRVFGPVMAFLSRLLQTRGVVLPIVSESLHLAAELEDGSLVVGQHRFKNLSGAVRRLFLTVHEPGRGSEQAEKLQIPCRPPLAPASVAYLRSAAAICYPMGSFYTSVLANLLPQNVGRAVAAVECPKIFIPNTGTDVELHGLTVAGQTAMILRHLREDAPDAPAEALLQTVLVDARNGRYEGGLDAGERDALAQLGVRLVEKHMVYENDPQRHVPELTAKALLELVPGSSVTL; encoded by the coding sequence GTGAGCGAAAGTGCTTCGCTGTTCTGCTTTCCGCCCCTTGGCCCCAGACTGGTTTTTTTTACGGGCGGCACGGCTCTGCGAGATCTGAGCCGTGAACTGATCCACTACACCCACAATTCCGTTCATCTTGTCACGCCCTTTGATTCCGGCGGCAGTTCTGCGGCTCTGCGCCGTAGCTTTGCCATGCCTGCCGTGGGCGACATCCGTAACCGTTTGCTGGCTCTGGCCGACAGCGCGGTTGTGCCTGCCTCGGTAATGGAATTCTGCGCCAGCAGGCTGCCGGAACAGTCGGCGGAATGCAACGATCCGCACGAACTGCGCCAACAGTTGCGCGCCATGGGCAGCGGGGAGCATCCCGCATGGGCGGCGATGCCGCCGCTGTTTGCAGATGCGCTGCGTCTGCATCTCAATTTTTTTCTGCAACGCATGCCCGAAGATTTCGACCCCTTCCGCGCCTGCTTGGGCAATCTGATCCTGGCCGGGGGCTACCTGCACCACAAGCGGGTGTTTGGCCCGGTCATGGCCTTTCTCAGTCGGTTGCTGCAAACGCGCGGCGTGGTACTGCCCATTGTGAGCGAAAGCCTGCATCTGGCGGCAGAGCTGGAAGACGGCTCTCTTGTGGTGGGCCAGCACCGCTTTAAAAATCTCAGCGGAGCAGTGCGGCGGCTGTTCCTCACCGTGCACGAACCCGGCCGGGGATCCGAGCAGGCAGAAAAACTGCAAATCCCTTGCCGCCCGCCTCTTGCCCCGGCCTCGGTGGCTTACCTGCGTTCGGCGGCAGCCATCTGCTATCCCATGGGCAGTTTTTACACCAGCGTGCTTGCCAACTTGTTGCCCCAGAATGTAGGCCGTGCCGTGGCTGCCGTAGAGTGCCCAAAAATTTTTATTCCCAATACCGGAACAGACGTCGAACTGCACGGCCTGACCGTGGCGGGGCAGACAGCCATGATCTTGCGCCATCTGCGTGAAGACGCCCCCGATGCCCCCGCCGAGGCCCTGTTGCAGACCGTGCTGGTTGATGCCCGTAATGGTCGCTACGAGGGCGGGCTTGATGCTGGTGAACGTGACGCCCTCGCCCAACTGGGTGTGCGGCTGGTAGAAAAACACATGGTCTACGAAAATGACCCGCAGCGCCATGTGCCGGAATTAACCGCCAAAGCCCTGCTGGAGCTTGTTCCCGGCAGTTCGGTGACCCTGTGA
- a CDS encoding pseudouridine synthase: MSNETPPVSCIEAQQATAKQFEASGADMIGQRLDYALTLLLPQMGLRGRKRSIESGQVLVNGRSCKAAQRLRKGDVVSLADAPTADQQTQNSVVDVADTDACPADANFEALPRLLERQGEFCFFYKPVGLHTAALTGGNMPSLESMLPQLLAGQGCTEAGPQDGADMSAEAVPPQLMQRLDYGTSGIVCAALSPQAAKTFRLAEAAGRCEKRYVALLAGRLEEDFTVTFALRTDKRSKSRVLDRDAGCTRWTNFTPLHYFEGDDLPQLALTMDPQFHRAGLTLAGCRIRRGARHQIRAHAAAVGHPLWNDPLYADKDPEAEAQTSHGTFYLHHGCLLLPGTNCVMPPPWSFLPKAVARQVLEWLTSVD; encoded by the coding sequence GTGAGCAATGAAACTCCTCCCGTATCTTGCATCGAGGCGCAGCAAGCGACTGCAAAACAGTTTGAAGCCTCCGGTGCAGACATGATCGGCCAGAGGCTGGACTATGCCCTGACCTTGCTGCTGCCGCAGATGGGCCTGCGGGGGCGCAAGCGCAGCATTGAAAGTGGGCAGGTGCTCGTCAATGGGCGCTCCTGCAAGGCAGCGCAACGTTTGCGTAAAGGCGATGTGGTTTCGCTGGCGGATGCGCCGACCGCTGACCAGCAGACCCAGAACTCCGTTGTTGACGTGGCCGATACTGACGCATGCCCCGCAGATGCGAATTTTGAGGCTTTGCCCAGGCTTTTGGAGCGGCAGGGCGAGTTCTGCTTTTTTTACAAGCCCGTGGGTTTGCACACTGCCGCATTAACAGGCGGCAACATGCCCAGCCTGGAGAGCATGCTGCCGCAGTTGCTGGCAGGGCAGGGCTGCACTGAGGCTGGCCCCCAAGATGGTGCGGATATGAGTGCGGAGGCTGTGCCCCCTCAGTTGATGCAGCGCCTTGATTACGGCACTTCTGGCATTGTGTGCGCGGCGCTTTCCCCGCAGGCGGCCAAGACTTTCCGATTGGCCGAGGCGGCTGGACGCTGTGAAAAGCGTTATGTTGCGCTTTTGGCCGGGCGGCTGGAAGAAGATTTTACCGTGACTTTTGCCCTGCGCACGGACAAGCGCAGCAAAAGCCGCGTGCTTGATCGCGACGCCGGCTGCACACGCTGGACGAATTTTACGCCCTTGCATTATTTTGAAGGGGACGACCTGCCGCAACTCGCCCTCACAATGGATCCACAGTTCCACCGTGCAGGGCTGACCCTGGCCGGGTGCCGCATCCGGCGTGGCGCACGCCACCAAATCCGTGCGCATGCCGCCGCTGTGGGGCACCCCCTGTGGAACGATCCCCTCTACGCAGACAAAGATCCCGAAGCTGAAGCTCAAACATCCCACGGCACGTTCTATCTGCACCATGGCTGTCTGCTGCTGCCGGGGACAAACTGCGTCATGCCGCCCCCCTGGTCTTTTTTGCCAAAAGCTGTTGCCCGGCAAGTTTTGGAATGGCTGACATCTGTCGATTGA
- a CDS encoding DUF47 domain-containing protein gives MFPALLPKSAPFFAMLNEQNDLLRRMSALLVNMLEDVSNMDHVHKEIAFLEEEADLLHSKIIRALSQTFITPIDREDILRINQEQEECMDCLHSLSTRLHIFEFASIRFPALQMARTISAMLELTYEMLAGLANRRDCHKTRAFRGLRSECDMVLAVGLAELMDEHQELTSKALMRVLKWSQAYERMNILLEQVNALAETIEEAVLKNV, from the coding sequence ATGTTTCCTGCTCTACTGCCCAAATCCGCTCCGTTTTTTGCCATGCTCAACGAGCAGAACGATCTGCTGCGCCGCATGTCCGCCCTGCTGGTAAACATGCTGGAAGACGTTTCCAACATGGATCACGTGCACAAGGAAATCGCCTTTCTGGAAGAAGAGGCCGACCTGCTGCACAGCAAGATCATCCGGGCGCTTTCCCAGACGTTTATCACGCCCATCGACCGCGAGGACATCCTGCGCATCAACCAGGAACAGGAAGAGTGCATGGACTGCCTGCACAGCCTGAGCACGCGGCTGCATATTTTTGAATTTGCCTCAATCCGTTTTCCCGCCTTGCAGATGGCGCGCACCATCAGCGCCATGCTTGAGTTGACCTATGAAATGCTTGCTGGCCTCGCCAATCGGCGCGACTGCCACAAGACCCGTGCTTTTCGCGGCCTGCGCAGCGAATGCGATATGGTGCTGGCCGTGGGCCTGGCGGAACTGATGGACGAGCATCAGGAGCTGACAAGCAAGGCTCTCATGCGGGTGCTCAAGTGGAGTCAGGCCTATGAGCGCATGAACATCCTGCTTGAGCAGGTCAATGCGCTGGCGGAAACCATTGAAGAAGCGGTGCTGAAAAATGTTTGA
- a CDS encoding inorganic phosphate transporter, with amino-acid sequence MFDIPVLLALIVLVALVFDFTNGAHDCANAIATVVSTKVVTPRFAVGAAALLNLGGALLGTEVAKTLGSGIVLPQVVEGSHVLVLAALVGAITWNCITWYFGIPSSSSHALIGGLIGAAVADAGFSALNAKGIWDKVLVPLVASPLAGYAMGFCCMWVIYWICGNIHRRKVNASFRRLQLLSAALMATSHGLNDAQKTMGIVTLALMIFGKIDTVEVPLWVKLSCAGAMALGTAVGGWKIVKTMGHRIFKLEPVHGFAAESSAALVITGASLMGAPVSTTHTISACIFGVGSSKRLSAVRWNVAANLVTAWVLTLPAAAGVGFVSYWLLHFIWN; translated from the coding sequence ATGTTTGATATCCCCGTGCTGCTGGCGCTCATTGTGCTGGTAGCCCTGGTGTTCGACTTCACCAATGGCGCGCACGACTGCGCCAACGCCATTGCCACCGTGGTTTCCACCAAGGTGGTGACGCCGCGTTTTGCGGTGGGCGCTGCGGCCCTGCTCAATCTTGGCGGGGCACTGCTTGGTACTGAAGTGGCAAAAACACTGGGCAGCGGCATTGTTTTGCCGCAGGTGGTGGAGGGCAGCCATGTGCTTGTGCTGGCCGCCCTGGTGGGGGCCATCACCTGGAACTGCATAACCTGGTATTTCGGCATCCCTTCATCGTCGTCCCACGCCCTGATTGGCGGGCTTATCGGCGCTGCTGTGGCAGATGCGGGCTTCAGCGCACTGAACGCCAAGGGCATCTGGGACAAGGTGCTGGTGCCCCTTGTGGCCTCGCCCCTGGCTGGCTACGCAATGGGTTTTTGCTGCATGTGGGTCATTTACTGGATCTGCGGAAATATACACCGTCGTAAGGTCAATGCCTCGTTCCGGCGTCTGCAACTGCTGTCAGCCGCGCTTATGGCCACCAGCCACGGCCTCAACGATGCGCAGAAGACCATGGGCATCGTCACCCTGGCCCTGATGATTTTTGGCAAGATTGACACGGTGGAAGTGCCGCTGTGGGTCAAGCTTTCCTGCGCCGGGGCCATGGCTCTTGGCACCGCCGTTGGCGGCTGGAAGATTGTTAAGACAATGGGGCACCGTATTTTCAAGCTGGAGCCTGTGCACGGTTTTGCTGCGGAAAGCTCCGCCGCCCTGGTCATCACCGGCGCATCCCTCATGGGTGCCCCGGTCAGCACCACGCACACCATATCCGCCTGCATTTTTGGTGTGGGGTCTTCCAAAAGGCTTTCAGCAGTGCGCTGGAATGTGGCCGCAAATCTGGTGACCGCATGGGTGCTCACCTTGCCCGCTGCGGCAGGCGTGGGGTTTGTTTCCTACTGGCTGCTGCATTTTATCTGGAACTGA
- a CDS encoding TraR/DksA family transcriptional regulator: protein MDVFDQATELERLDRESALLRARAAVDRGGPEWINGVACCRECGDPIPAKRLEALPGVGLCRACQEEREGSRD, encoded by the coding sequence ATGGACGTTTTTGATCAGGCTACCGAGCTGGAGCGCCTTGACCGCGAATCAGCCCTCTTGCGGGCCCGTGCCGCTGTGGATCGCGGCGGCCCGGAATGGATCAACGGCGTAGCCTGTTGCCGTGAATGCGGTGACCCCATCCCCGCCAAGCGCCTTGAAGCCCTGCCCGGCGTTGGCTTGTGTCGAGCCTGCCAGGAAGAACGCGAAGGCAGCCGCGACTAA